One part of the Nematostella vectensis chromosome 8, jaNemVect1.1, whole genome shotgun sequence genome encodes these proteins:
- the LOC5502073 gene encoding uncharacterized protein LOC5502073 isoform X4, translating into MSSHPRFLLNFDDGDSIWCNLDEVRRVPLRREQVGCMVWGRWSDGRYFLGRVTDVRDGKIHVTFDDGDNISHDLGDVSAVIVDLVPNPTHVPIGARVIAAFEGRCHYYKGRVTQIDSTNPYAPRYHVTYDDGDKGWVNCDKVRLLPMRVDEVGARVYARWTNGQFYLGTVERVGHKIEIKYDDGDRIAHDPSDITAAVILDSTPNPGSVGRGTRVIAAWPGKEKYYLGTVDAVNKDQMYEPQYHVKYDDGDESWVTVNQLRVIPAPGPAPESQFMVVQIGADVVALNSIAHPHFYLGLEGGYLRGKWFDTYCHFYLREAPNQFMSLEACMLPGQHVGVDSKGSVMPPASVYAGTEPAMFEVKLLFSPYGQTYKANHSQGGYPQPGGQFPPGGYPQPGGQFPPGGYPQPGIHPPPEHGEYPPPGGYPGYGSAPPPY; encoded by the exons ATGAGCTCCCACCCTCGCTTCCTGCTTAACTTTGACGATGGCGATAGCATCTGGTGCAATCTGGACGAAGTCCGACGCGTACCGCTTCGACGAGAGCAAG TTGGTTGTATGGTGTGGGGCCGCTGGTCAGATGGGCGCTACTTCCTCGGGCGCGTAACTGACGTGAGAGATGGCAAGATCCATGTGACCTTCGACGATGGCGACAACATATCACATGACCTTGGTGACGTAAGCGCGGTGATCGTGGACCTTGTACCCAACCCCACGCACGTGCCAATCGGTGCACGAGTGATCGCCGCATTCGAGGGGCGTTGCCATTACTATAAAGGGCGTGTGACGCAGATAGATTCGACCAATCCGTATGCGCCACGTTATCACGTGACTTATGACGATGGGGACAAGGGCTGGGTGAACTGCGACAAAGTGAGGCTTCTGCCCATGCGCGTGGATGAAG TTGGGGCGCGTGTTTACGCTCGGTGGACCAATGGCCAGTTCTACCTCGGCACCGTGGAACGCGTGGGCCACAAGATCGAGATCAAGTACGACGATGGAGATCGTATTGCGCATGACCCAAGTGACATCACGGCTGCTGTCATTCTCGACAGTACCCCCAACCCAGGCTCTGTTGGCCGCGGCACCCGTGTTATCGCTGCGTGGCCTGGGAAAGAGAAGTACTACCTGGGAACGGTTGACGCCGTCAACAAAGATCAGATGTACGAGCCTCAATATCATGTTaaatatgatgatggtgacgagaGTTGGGTGACTGTGAATCAACTAAGGGTTATCCCCGCCCCTGGACCGGCCCCTGAAT CCCAGTTTATGGTCGTCCAGATTGGAGCTGATGTGGTCGCACTGAACAGTATTGCACATCCCCATTTCTACCTTGGCCTTGAGGGAGGTTATCTCCGCGGGAAG TGGTTTGATACGTACTGTCACTTCTACTTGCGCGAGGCTCCAAATCAATTCATGTCATTGGAAGCATGTATGTTGCCAGGACAACATGTCGGTGTTGATAGCAAGGGAAGCGTGATGCCCCCTGCGTCAGTGTATGCAGGAACTGAGCCTGCAATGTTTGAGGTCAAACTACTG TTCAGCCCCTATGGTCAGACATACAAAGCAAACCACTCCCAAGGTGGATACCCTCAGCCAGGAGGTCAATTTCCCCCAGGGGG GTACCCTCAGCCAGGAGGTCAATTTCCCCCAGGGGGGTATCCACAACCTGGAATTCATCCTCCCCCAGAGCATGGTGAATACCCTCCTCCAGGGGGCTACCCTGGCTATGGAAGTGCTCCACCACCATACTAG
- the LOC125570215 gene encoding piggyBac transposable element-derived protein 4-like — protein sequence MAESLAIDASEFRAIFGVNPDENDDVNNSENEFQGFELSSEEESSSSEEESEDESDEDSVKNWSEQLTHFDLEDFTGQQRLKKTVSEDAKAEDYFSLMFSDELIGLISDETNRYARFIIGQKADREARLAKWKDVTPDELRMFLGVALVMGINSLPQQALYWSQNPLFGNLGIQDVIPKTRFEEIAQFLHFSDPNNEPQRGDADYDRLFKVRPVLSDVLKSIQQAYEPSKDISVDEGMIAFKGRLGFRQYMPAKPTKYGIKVWMAADANNGYVCNYKVYLGQENRQRVHGLGYDVVMDMAKPFLNSYRHIFCDNFFTTVRLFDHLLDQKTYACGTVRVNRRELPPCAKEKLKPGEMLQRQRGQLLFTKWHDKRDVSLLSTNVSPLEPGRTVRRKYRSREEIDIEKPKVTDVYTAHMGGVDRADQLRSFYSSGWQSRKWYKYVFWFLFNLAVTNAFVLEGFKRQLQGKAKRTVIVFKTELAQSLIAKFNSRKRPRVPAPPTPQNIPASAHVATRVEGRKRACVLCSKKGKTTPKGYKIETYYECAVCKVGLCRKGCHQAFHEMDHGTAKLS from the coding sequence ATGGCGGAATCTTTAGCGATCGATGCGAGCGAATTTAGAGCGATTTTTGGTGTTAATCCTGACGAGAATGATGATGTTAACAATTCTGAAAATGAGTTTCAGGGTTTTGAACTTTCTTCTGAGGAAGAAAGCAGTTCTTCTGAGGAAGAAAGCGAAGACGAGAGCGATGAAGATAGTGTTAAAAATTGGTCGGAGCAACTCACGCATTTCGACCTCGAGGACTTCACCGGGCAACAACGGTTAAAGAAAACGGTATCAGAAGATGCAAAAGCTGAAGACTATTTTAGCTTGATGTTTTCGGATGAACTTATTGGTTTAATTTCTGACGAAACTAACCGATATGCACGATTTATTATCGGGCAGAAGGCCGATAGAGAGGCACGGCTGGCGAAGTGGAAGGACGTCACTCCCGACGAACTCCGCATGTTCCTTGGGGTAGCGCTCGTGATGGGGATTAATTCCTTGCCACAGCAAGCCCTTTATTGGTCCCAGAACCCCCTATTTGGAAACCTTGGGATTCAGGACGTGATCCCCAAGACAAGGTTTGAAGAGATCGCCCAATTCCTGCACTTCAGCGATCCGAACAACGAGCCACAACGTGGGGACGCCGATTACGACCGTCTCTTTAAAGTTCGCCCGGTACTGAGCGATGTCTTAAAAAGTATCCAGCAAGCTTACGAGCCCTCAAAGGACATATCAGTCGATGAGGGAATGATTGCCTTCAAGGGAAGACTTGGTTTTCGCCAATATATGCCTGCAAAGCCGACGAAATACGGCATAAAAGTATGGATGGCGGCCGACGCGAACAACGGCTACGTGTGCAACTACAAAGTTTACCTTGGGCAAGAAAACAGACAGCGTGTCCATGGACTCGGCTACGATGTGGTTATGGATATGGCTAAGcctttccttaacagttacagACACATCTTCTGTGATAACTTTTTTACTACTGTTCGGCTTTTTGACCACTTGCTAGATCAAAAAACCTATGCATGCGGGACTGTGCGCGTGAATCGCAGGGAATTGCCGCCATGTGCCAAAGAGAAGTTGAAGCCCGGTGAAATGCTTCAGCGTCAGCGAGGCCAGCTCCTCTTCACAAAATGGCACGACAAGAGGGATGTCAGTCTTCTTTCGACAAATGTTTCCCCTCTTGAGCCGGGTCGCACAGTGAGAAGAAAGTATCGCAGCCGCGAAGAAATAGACATCGAAAAGCCGAAGGTGACGGATGTTTACACGGCGCACATGGGAGGAGTTGACCGCGCGGACCAGCTCCGATCGTTTTATTCCTCGGGCTGGCAATCGCGTAAATGGTATAAATACgtgttttggtttttattCAATCTGGCGGTGACAAACGCATTCGTCCTTGAAGGATTTAAGCGCCAATTACAAGGAAAGGCGAAGAGGACTGTTATCGTTTTCAAGACAGAACTAGCGCAATCGCTTATTGCTAAGTTCAACTCGAGAAAGCGCCCACGAGTCCCTGCTCCCCCAACTCCCCAGAACATCCCAGCCTCAGCTCATGTCGCCACTCGTGTAGAAGGAAGGAAGAGGGCATGTGTTCTTTGCAGCAAGAAGGGAAAAACGACCCCGAAAGGCTACAAGATCGAGACATACTATGAGTGCGCGGTCTGCAAAGTCGGTCTCTGTCGTAAAGGTTGCCACCAGGCATTCCATGAAATGGACCATGGCACGGCTAAACTATCATAG
- the LOC116608267 gene encoding histidine-rich glycoprotein-like: MFFTDSTPGRMHHLGHIIHSAVKRHGEDKVHCDDPCHYHHDHHGHHHDPHNRLHERHHHNHHHGHHMPPSHCPPPHCLSSHCPPPMQHYPLPHGATIPKHPTLDIHHYRDSPTIQAASPLPVGMHTLPLTGHTHQLGVYTHPHLVPLGDTLDMGPSHPLTDE, encoded by the exons ATGTTCTTCACTGACAGTACCCCAG GAAGAATGCATCATCTGGGACACATCATTCACAGTGCTGTGAAAAGGCATGGCGAAGATAAAGTACACTGTGATGACCCTTGTCACTACCACCATGATCATCATGGTCATCACCATGATCCCCACAATCGACTCCATGAACgccaccatcataatcatcatcatgggCATCATATGCCCCCATCACACTGCCCGCCACCTCACTGCCTATCATCTCATTGCCCGCCACCAATGCAACACTACCCGCTCCCACATGGGGCTACCATCCCCAAGCACCCTACCCTGGACATTCACCACTATCGGGACAGCCCTACTATCCAGGCAGCCAGCCCCCTTCCCGTAGGGATGCATACCCTCCCCCTGACGGGGCATACCCACCAGCTGGGAGTGTATACCCATCCGCACCTGGTGCCTCTGGGGGATACCCTGGATATGGGGCCCAGCCACCCCCTAACAG atgaGTGA
- the LOC5502073 gene encoding uncharacterized protein LOC5502073 isoform X2, whose translation MSSHPRFLLNFDDGDSIWCNLDEVRRVPLRREQVGCMVWGRWSDGRYFLGRVTDVRDGKIHVTFDDGDNISHDLGDVSAVIVDLVPNPTHVPIGARVIAAFEGRCHYYKGRVTQIDSTNPYAPRYHVTYDDGDKGWVNCDKVRLLPMRVDEVGARVYARWTNGQFYLGTVERVGHKIEIKYDDGDRIAHDPSDITAAVILDSTPNPGSVGRGTRVIAAWPGKEKYYLGTVDAVNKDQMYEPQYHVKYDDGDESWVTVNQLRVIPAPGPAPESQFMVVQIGADVVALNSIAHPHFYLGLEGGYLRGKWFDTYCHFYLREAPNQFMSLEACMLPGQHVGVDSKGSVMPPASVYAGTEPAMFEVKLLFSPYGQTYKANHSQGGYPQPGGQFPPGGYPQPGGQFPPGGTLSQEVNFPQGGTLSQEVNFPQGGIHNLEFILPQSMVNTLLQGATLAMEVLHHHTRHVR comes from the exons ATGAGCTCCCACCCTCGCTTCCTGCTTAACTTTGACGATGGCGATAGCATCTGGTGCAATCTGGACGAAGTCCGACGCGTACCGCTTCGACGAGAGCAAG TTGGTTGTATGGTGTGGGGCCGCTGGTCAGATGGGCGCTACTTCCTCGGGCGCGTAACTGACGTGAGAGATGGCAAGATCCATGTGACCTTCGACGATGGCGACAACATATCACATGACCTTGGTGACGTAAGCGCGGTGATCGTGGACCTTGTACCCAACCCCACGCACGTGCCAATCGGTGCACGAGTGATCGCCGCATTCGAGGGGCGTTGCCATTACTATAAAGGGCGTGTGACGCAGATAGATTCGACCAATCCGTATGCGCCACGTTATCACGTGACTTATGACGATGGGGACAAGGGCTGGGTGAACTGCGACAAAGTGAGGCTTCTGCCCATGCGCGTGGATGAAG TTGGGGCGCGTGTTTACGCTCGGTGGACCAATGGCCAGTTCTACCTCGGCACCGTGGAACGCGTGGGCCACAAGATCGAGATCAAGTACGACGATGGAGATCGTATTGCGCATGACCCAAGTGACATCACGGCTGCTGTCATTCTCGACAGTACCCCCAACCCAGGCTCTGTTGGCCGCGGCACCCGTGTTATCGCTGCGTGGCCTGGGAAAGAGAAGTACTACCTGGGAACGGTTGACGCCGTCAACAAAGATCAGATGTACGAGCCTCAATATCATGTTaaatatgatgatggtgacgagaGTTGGGTGACTGTGAATCAACTAAGGGTTATCCCCGCCCCTGGACCGGCCCCTGAAT CCCAGTTTATGGTCGTCCAGATTGGAGCTGATGTGGTCGCACTGAACAGTATTGCACATCCCCATTTCTACCTTGGCCTTGAGGGAGGTTATCTCCGCGGGAAG TGGTTTGATACGTACTGTCACTTCTACTTGCGCGAGGCTCCAAATCAATTCATGTCATTGGAAGCATGTATGTTGCCAGGACAACATGTCGGTGTTGATAGCAAGGGAAGCGTGATGCCCCCTGCGTCAGTGTATGCAGGAACTGAGCCTGCAATGTTTGAGGTCAAACTACTG TTCAGCCCCTATGGTCAGACATACAAAGCAAACCACTCCCAAGGTGGATACCCTCAGCCAGGAGGTCAATTTCCCCCAGGGGGGTACCCTCAGCCAGGAGGTCAATTTCCCCCAGGGGGTACCCTCAGCCAGGAGGTCAATTTCCCCCAGGGGGGTACCCTCAGCCAGGAGGTCAATTTCCCCCAGGGGGGTATCCACAACCTGGAATTCATCCTCCCCCAGAGCATGGTGAATACCCTCCTCCAGGGGGCTACCCTGGCTATGGAAGTGCTCCACCACCATACTAGACATGTGAG GTGA
- the LOC5502073 gene encoding uncharacterized protein LOC5502073 isoform X3 yields MSSHPRFLLNFDDGDSIWCNLDEVRRVPLRREQVGCMVWGRWSDGRYFLGRVTDVRDGKIHVTFDDGDNISHDLGDVSAVIVDLVPNPTHVPIGARVIAAFEGRCHYYKGRVTQIDSTNPYAPRYHVTYDDGDKGWVNCDKVRLLPMRVDEVGARVYARWTNGQFYLGTVERVGHKIEIKYDDGDRIAHDPSDITAAVILDSTPNPGSVGRGTRVIAAWPGKEKYYLGTVDAVNKDQMYEPQYHVKYDDGDESWVTVNQLRVIPAPGPAPESQFMVVQIGADVVALNSIAHPHFYLGLEGGYLRGKWFDTYCHFYLREAPNQFMSLEACMLPGQHVGVDSKGSVMPPASVYAGTEPAMFEVKLLFSPYGQTYKANHSQGGYPQPGGQFPPGGYPQPGGQFPPGGYPQPGGQFPPGGYPQPGIHPPPEHGEYPPPGGYPGYGSAPPPY; encoded by the exons ATGAGCTCCCACCCTCGCTTCCTGCTTAACTTTGACGATGGCGATAGCATCTGGTGCAATCTGGACGAAGTCCGACGCGTACCGCTTCGACGAGAGCAAG TTGGTTGTATGGTGTGGGGCCGCTGGTCAGATGGGCGCTACTTCCTCGGGCGCGTAACTGACGTGAGAGATGGCAAGATCCATGTGACCTTCGACGATGGCGACAACATATCACATGACCTTGGTGACGTAAGCGCGGTGATCGTGGACCTTGTACCCAACCCCACGCACGTGCCAATCGGTGCACGAGTGATCGCCGCATTCGAGGGGCGTTGCCATTACTATAAAGGGCGTGTGACGCAGATAGATTCGACCAATCCGTATGCGCCACGTTATCACGTGACTTATGACGATGGGGACAAGGGCTGGGTGAACTGCGACAAAGTGAGGCTTCTGCCCATGCGCGTGGATGAAG TTGGGGCGCGTGTTTACGCTCGGTGGACCAATGGCCAGTTCTACCTCGGCACCGTGGAACGCGTGGGCCACAAGATCGAGATCAAGTACGACGATGGAGATCGTATTGCGCATGACCCAAGTGACATCACGGCTGCTGTCATTCTCGACAGTACCCCCAACCCAGGCTCTGTTGGCCGCGGCACCCGTGTTATCGCTGCGTGGCCTGGGAAAGAGAAGTACTACCTGGGAACGGTTGACGCCGTCAACAAAGATCAGATGTACGAGCCTCAATATCATGTTaaatatgatgatggtgacgagaGTTGGGTGACTGTGAATCAACTAAGGGTTATCCCCGCCCCTGGACCGGCCCCTGAAT CCCAGTTTATGGTCGTCCAGATTGGAGCTGATGTGGTCGCACTGAACAGTATTGCACATCCCCATTTCTACCTTGGCCTTGAGGGAGGTTATCTCCGCGGGAAG TGGTTTGATACGTACTGTCACTTCTACTTGCGCGAGGCTCCAAATCAATTCATGTCATTGGAAGCATGTATGTTGCCAGGACAACATGTCGGTGTTGATAGCAAGGGAAGCGTGATGCCCCCTGCGTCAGTGTATGCAGGAACTGAGCCTGCAATGTTTGAGGTCAAACTACTG TTCAGCCCCTATGGTCAGACATACAAAGCAAACCACTCCCAAGGTGGATACCCTCAGCCAGGAGGTCAATTTCCCCCAGGGGG GTACCCTCAGCCAGGAGGTCAATTTCCCCCAGGGGGGTACCCTCAGCCAGGAGGTCAATTTCCCCCAGGGGGGTATCCACAACCTGGAATTCATCCTCCCCCAGAGCATGGTGAATACCCTCCTCCAGGGGGCTACCCTGGCTATGGAAGTGCTCCACCACCATACTAG
- the LOC5502073 gene encoding uncharacterized protein LOC5502073 isoform X1, with protein MSSHPRFLLNFDDGDSIWCNLDEVRRVPLRREQVGCMVWGRWSDGRYFLGRVTDVRDGKIHVTFDDGDNISHDLGDVSAVIVDLVPNPTHVPIGARVIAAFEGRCHYYKGRVTQIDSTNPYAPRYHVTYDDGDKGWVNCDKVRLLPMRVDEVGARVYARWTNGQFYLGTVERVGHKIEIKYDDGDRIAHDPSDITAAVILDSTPNPGSVGRGTRVIAAWPGKEKYYLGTVDAVNKDQMYEPQYHVKYDDGDESWVTVNQLRVIPAPGPAPESQFMVVQIGADVVALNSIAHPHFYLGLEGGYLRGKWFDTYCHFYLREAPNQFMSLEACMLPGQHVGVDSKGSVMPPASVYAGTEPAMFEVKLLFSPYGQTYKANHSQGGYPQPGGQFPPGGYPQPGGQFPPGGTLSQEVNFPQGGTLSQEVNFPQGGIHNLEFILPQSMVNTLLQGATLAMEVLHHHTRHVRC; from the exons ATGAGCTCCCACCCTCGCTTCCTGCTTAACTTTGACGATGGCGATAGCATCTGGTGCAATCTGGACGAAGTCCGACGCGTACCGCTTCGACGAGAGCAAG TTGGTTGTATGGTGTGGGGCCGCTGGTCAGATGGGCGCTACTTCCTCGGGCGCGTAACTGACGTGAGAGATGGCAAGATCCATGTGACCTTCGACGATGGCGACAACATATCACATGACCTTGGTGACGTAAGCGCGGTGATCGTGGACCTTGTACCCAACCCCACGCACGTGCCAATCGGTGCACGAGTGATCGCCGCATTCGAGGGGCGTTGCCATTACTATAAAGGGCGTGTGACGCAGATAGATTCGACCAATCCGTATGCGCCACGTTATCACGTGACTTATGACGATGGGGACAAGGGCTGGGTGAACTGCGACAAAGTGAGGCTTCTGCCCATGCGCGTGGATGAAG TTGGGGCGCGTGTTTACGCTCGGTGGACCAATGGCCAGTTCTACCTCGGCACCGTGGAACGCGTGGGCCACAAGATCGAGATCAAGTACGACGATGGAGATCGTATTGCGCATGACCCAAGTGACATCACGGCTGCTGTCATTCTCGACAGTACCCCCAACCCAGGCTCTGTTGGCCGCGGCACCCGTGTTATCGCTGCGTGGCCTGGGAAAGAGAAGTACTACCTGGGAACGGTTGACGCCGTCAACAAAGATCAGATGTACGAGCCTCAATATCATGTTaaatatgatgatggtgacgagaGTTGGGTGACTGTGAATCAACTAAGGGTTATCCCCGCCCCTGGACCGGCCCCTGAAT CCCAGTTTATGGTCGTCCAGATTGGAGCTGATGTGGTCGCACTGAACAGTATTGCACATCCCCATTTCTACCTTGGCCTTGAGGGAGGTTATCTCCGCGGGAAG TGGTTTGATACGTACTGTCACTTCTACTTGCGCGAGGCTCCAAATCAATTCATGTCATTGGAAGCATGTATGTTGCCAGGACAACATGTCGGTGTTGATAGCAAGGGAAGCGTGATGCCCCCTGCGTCAGTGTATGCAGGAACTGAGCCTGCAATGTTTGAGGTCAAACTACTG TTCAGCCCCTATGGTCAGACATACAAAGCAAACCACTCCCAAGGTGGATACCCTCAGCCAGGAGGTCAATTTCCCCCAGGGGGGTACCCTCAGCCAGGAGGTCAATTTCCCCCAGGGGGTACCCTCAGCCAGGAGGTCAATTTCCCCCAGGGGGGTACCCTCAGCCAGGAGGTCAATTTCCCCCAGGGGGGTATCCACAACCTGGAATTCATCCTCCCCCAGAGCATGGTGAATACCCTCCTCCAGGGGGCTACCCTGGCTATGGAAGTGCTCCACCACCATACTAGACATGTGAG ATGCTAA